The genomic interval AGCGTTCTTCGTGCATTTTTTCAATTTTGGCTACCAATTCAAACAAGCAAGCCAAGCGGGTGAAACCTTCTTCTCTGGCGGTTTTGGCAAAACCGGCATACATGTCGGTCCATTCATAGTTTTCGCCTTGGGCGGCATCTAACAAGTTGGCAGCGGTTTCAGGGATTTTGCCGTCATGCAATTCTTTAAACCAAATTTTGGCGTGTTCTTTTTCGTTGTTGGCGGTTTCTTCAAAGATTTTGGCAATTTGCACATAACCTTCTTTTTTTGCCTTAGAAGCGTAGTAGGTGTATTTGTTGCGAGCTTGAGATTCTCCGGCAAAAGCGGCCCAGAGATTTTTTTCGGTTTGGGATCCTTTCAATTCCATATTTTCTCCTATATATTAAGGTACAACAATTTAATTTTTCACATCGTTTACTGCTTTACTGCAGTGTTTGCAAATCCCATGAAATTGCAGATTTACATTTTTTACTTCTCCAAATTCTTTTACTTGATCGTCTGTCCAAAAAGAGTCTTTTCCAAAAGTGGGAAAAATATCATACACTTCTCCACATTCCATACAGACGAAGTGATAATGCGGATTCAAATCCGCATCAAAACGTGCTTTATTAGAAAGCCCCACCCGAAACACCACCCCTGCTTCTTCCATGGAAGAAAGTGTACGATATACGGTGTCCAACGATATATTGGGCATCTTTTGACGCACACATTGAAAAACCTTTTCCACGCTGGGGTGCTCTTTGGACTGCGCCAATGCTCTGAATATTTCTATTCGTTGGTTAGTCACGCGCAAAGCACACTTGCGGCAAAGTTTCTTAAAGCCGTCTATTCTTTCATTAATATTTGTTTGTCGAAGGGCTTGCATATGTTTTTCCTTTTTAAGAATTATTCTTACAAAGAGTATAGCATTTCTAATCTTTTTTTACAAGCAAAAAATTTTGTATTTTTTTTACCTTTTTATGTTAAAATTTAACTAAGTAATAAAGATTATCTATAAAGATGAGGAAAAGTAAAAATATGAATCCTAAAATAGCTTACAATAAAGCATTAAAATTGATACAAAGAACCACATGGGTTTTGTGTACGGTTGTTTCTTCTTCTGACGGTTGGGCGGACCATTCTTACAGGACCAATTTTGCCAACGTAAACAGATATCCTTCATTGGCCAAAGAAATAGATTACACCAAATTGGAAAATTATTTTCCCATCAATAAATATTCTACGCGTTTAGTCAGCATTTTAAATTCTCCTAAAACAACACTCTATTTTTATGATATCACTACAGGAGAAATCTGCCAATTAAAAGGAAAAACAAGCCTCGTAGAAAGTGCCAAAAGACGCATAAAACTTTGGCAACCGGAATGGGAACGGCAATTTCCGGAAGGACCTACTGATGAAGATTATATGTTATTGCATTTCCAAACGGAATGGCTGCAATATTATGATGGTTGTTCCGACTCTTTTTGGGGTTTGTTAAAAGATGCTTTAGCCGGTAAAGCCACCAATCTGCCACTGCTTCCTTCCAAGAAAAATGTTTGGCCGGCCAGGAATATTAATTTAAGAGCTGATGCAAAAAGGAAAAACTCAAAAGAAGCAAGTAAAAAATAATTTTACAAACGGTGACCATTTTATAAAGGCCACCGTTTTTGTTATACTGAGTTGATGCATCAAAAACAAACGGAAATATGGCATAGCATTATTATCGGGGCAGGAGCATCGGGGCTTTTTTGCGCCGGCTCTTTTGCTGCACCTAAATTAGTGTTGGAGCATAATGACCGCGCCGGAAAAAAACTCTCCGTCACCGGCGGAGGAAAGTGTAATTTTACCAACTTATTTGTTTCCTCTAATGATTATATATCCTCACAAAAACATTTTTGTAAAAATGCTCTGGCTGCTTTTCGGCCGGAACATTTTACCCGCCTTTTAACACAAGAGAAAATCCCTTTTTATGAAAAAGAAAAAGGACAACTCTTTACACATGACGCCAAAGAAATTGTCCGCTTGTTGGAAAAACGCGCCAAAAAACAAAACACCACTTTTTCTTACAACACCCAAGTACTTGCTATTGAAAAAGAAAAAGATTTCTTTAAAGTACAAACTTCCAAAGGCATTTTCCTTGCCTATCATGTTATCATCGCCAGCGGAGCCATATCTTATCCGGCTTTGGGAGCCAGCGGATTTGCGTTTCAAACGGCACAATCTTTGGGAATCAATGTAATTCCTATTCGCCCCGCTTTAGTAGGCCTGCGCTTGGCAGAACCCTACAAATCCATTTGTCGAAGTTTGGCCGGCAATAGCCTTAATGTCACCATTAAAACATCAATAAGGACG from Elusimicrobiaceae bacterium carries:
- a CDS encoding rubrerythrin family protein; translated protein: MELKGSQTEKNLWAAFAGESQARNKYTYYASKAKKEGYVQIAKIFEETANNEKEHAKIWFKELHDGKIPETAANLLDAAQGENYEWTDMYAGFAKTAREEGFTRLACLFELVAKIEKMHEER
- a CDS encoding transcriptional repressor, which codes for MQALRQTNINERIDGFKKLCRKCALRVTNQRIEIFRALAQSKEHPSVEKVFQCVRQKMPNISLDTVYRTLSSMEEAGVVFRVGLSNKARFDADLNPHYHFVCMECGEVYDIFPTFGKDSFWTDDQVKEFGEVKNVNLQFHGICKHCSKAVNDVKN
- a CDS encoding pyridoxamine 5'-phosphate oxidase family protein, encoding MNPKIAYNKALKLIQRTTWVLCTVVSSSDGWADHSYRTNFANVNRYPSLAKEIDYTKLENYFPINKYSTRLVSILNSPKTTLYFYDITTGEICQLKGKTSLVESAKRRIKLWQPEWERQFPEGPTDEDYMLLHFQTEWLQYYDGCSDSFWGLLKDALAGKATNLPLLPSKKNVWPARNINLRADAKRKNSKEASKK
- a CDS encoding aminoacetone oxidase family FAD-binding enzyme, with amino-acid sequence MHQKQTEIWHSIIIGAGASGLFCAGSFAAPKLVLEHNDRAGKKLSVTGGGKCNFTNLFVSSNDYISSQKHFCKNALAAFRPEHFTRLLTQEKIPFYEKEKGQLFTHDAKEIVRLLEKRAKKQNTTFSYNTQVLAIEKEKDFFKVQTSKGIFLAYHVIIASGAISYPALGASGFAFQTAQSLGINVIPIRPALVGLRLAEPYKSICRSLAGNSLNVTIKTSIRTEDGQLLFTHDGISGPAVLQSSLFWNEGEKISINFIPQINVLEFLKSNKNKKETLSKILSPYISAKIAKLFLAEIDVPACNASKEILIQAATRLNKFECVPTGTAGYTKAEVTAGGIDPRSVDSHSMQSKNIEGLFIIGEALDVTGRVGGFNLHWAWASAHLCAQHLCKS